The sequence caataaatatcgcaactaacacgatgcaattgtagcaaataatcagtaaccgagtatcgtatccacagggactattatagcaaatcactctaagtaatctcaattaaactctagtaatattcaggcaaacgaaagaaggaaggtttaattaacttaaactaaaacgcaaataacaataattaaaagatcgtaggaaaaatcaaatataaaagacaactgatcctagggtagtaaattcattaactaaatctacgcaattaatctattaatcctatgtaccagtttaatccagttatgatgagagatcacttaattaatcaattactctcgctagagcagcaacgatcgtagattagtaaattatctatctccgttaggtctcaagaaaatctactaactcccaatagctcctaagaatagctccctatgatccacctatctccgctaggtctcaaggttaaaatcatatcatacattcctgaatccgctaaacagttatctctgCTAGGTCTAAAatcgaatagctaaacatgcaaactattgatcagataattcacaagaaattaagcaccaggaattatgaatcataaactggaaggcacaaaggtattaacaaataaatcacataaattcaatcaactatttacaaaccctagaatcagctaaaggaaactagccggacatattgaaataaaacataaacataattaaaaagaaagcaattgtaaaaactgaattatataaaaaccgaataaaaacgattgtagcggcttgaatcttcaatcttgatccaagccttgaaaactaaaaagcaataaaattctaaagctataaaactgaaatatgaatgctagggttcggGGGTGTCttcaataggtcaaaagaggacctatttatagttttcagatttccttcggatcaacATGGaggttgccatgcaaagtagaattctaaaggtaatagaatcgtgtgaaataaggtaactctccagctggatgcgcgctccgaaaaatactcccactcttgcTGAATTCTCAGCTCTtcagaggaacggatgtcacCCGGGAAACGGGTCGtgccagagaaatgacgatttctctgctatctCCAGAGGAGCGGTATCGCCAGATGAatgagtgatttctctggcctcgccagcggaatgacgatttctctggtatcgccagaggaacggtgatttctctagcttctcgattccgctgtaatggacttttgcttggctgctctgactattgactcctctggtgatgacttcgctacactggcttcttgatttcactgtctccagagaaatggcgatttctctgactccagagaaatggtgatttctctggcgattgattccGCTACACTGGAGACTTGATTTCGCTGTACTGGCACTTCGCTTTTCTGACGCTGGCGCTTTTCTGCTCTGGTCTTtgacttctctgactccagaggaacggtgatttctctggcgcttcgattcctctggcgcttcgattcttCTGGtgagttgatttctctgacgccagaggaatggtgatttctctgctctggagatgtcggtttctctgctctggagaccagaacacctagaaaacgccaaattcatccaaaattctccaaaactgcattcttccatctcgaaagcctaaatctccggcaaagcataaaatacaccattaaacgcaccaatttccagaggattatcttaaaacacgcacattcaaacccttaaatatagagtaaattaagcataaatcacacCCCACCCTATTCTGTTCTCTCCGACCTCAGATCCGAGTTCGAGGGGGTCCATGCACACTCCTCGGTGCGCTTCGGCGTCCACGTGGCACGCCTGGATCTGCACCGCCTTGTTCGCTGGCAAGgatgcgagagagagagagagaggcccatcttaattaaaaaaaaattaaaggtgatttaacggtgttaaaacgcaTGGGGTTATTTGATGCGATTTTGCCatgttgaggtagtaaacagctctaaccctgactatagggtcctgcACGGGATAGGGACACCATCGATAGAGGgaaaattgatacttaaccctaaaatataattattatattaaaataaatactctttaaaaattaaattcatatcCAGATTAAATTGAAGGAAGaggttaaatttaaattcaaactcaaattaaaaaggaaaaaataaaatctacCAAAAATATTAACTATGTgctaaaaacaaacaaaattaaagaaaaaagaaaacgaaaagaaatagaaaaacagAATAGTTGAGAGTTGGTCCAATGGCAATAACCGTGCCTCCTCTCCCCCTTATACCAAAGGGGAGGCGTTCGAAACCACTTTGCCCCATTTTTTCGCTTTTATTTTTGGTTCCCCTTTTtgctttttcgtttttttttttttttgttctttttttttgtttttcttttcagCTTTTTGTCCTTttcatttattctaattttctgttttttatttttggctTTACTTTTCGTTTcaaccttttattttttttgtttttgcttttttttcttttttttagctcctttattttcttctatttttctgtttattttttattttcaacacttttttaacttctttttattttttcatctattttttttttaatattatctttattcacatcaatggttattttttcttacaactataattacttaaccaagTAATTAACATTACAAATTTtcatgagtaaaaataacaattgttatgaaaaaaaataataattttgaaatattacatttcgtcatatgcataattatttttcattaagacaatagttacttttaatgagtataaaatatacatttgttagcacaaatgtatacttatgttaatataagtatttactttcattcaatataaagcagTACTTATATTTTCTATAGCCTGAACTCTGAATACTAAATCATAAACCCTAATTGAATTTACTttatgtatacttatgttaatataaatatttaacttaatttaatataaagtattatatattttaatcatGACCTCGCAGATAGACAAGCGGCTGATGTTTTCATTTTGTTAGCACAcatgtatatttatgttaataagcatatcaataattattttttttcttacaaaataattatttgatcaaatgaCTAAAAGTACAAATCATCAATAAAGGTAACAATTATtctgaacaaatgtaataatttagaaacattacatttcattgtaacaatagttactttttattacgataataattacttgaccaaataattaagaataaaagtactagcgagtgaaaataacattatttttcttcacatcaataattacttttactaCAAAAATCATTACTTGAGCAAATacctaaaagtaaaagttcttatgaatacaaataaacattattatgaaaaaatgtaatatttcaaaaagattacattttttcataataataattactttttattacaacCAACATCAAGAAATTAGACGATCTTCTTGGAGAATTCTTAAGAGATTTACAACGCTCGGGATGAATGCACGCAATAGAAGAGTATTAGATATCAAATCATAAATGAGACTCGTGTGGCACCTtccaaaaatgaataaaaagcgGGGACAACCAACTAGATGATTGAAATAATATGCGCGAGATCGGTGACCGACAATTTTTCTACAGCTGATAAAATGCCTTAAGCCAGGACCAATGACACCGGAAGAAGATCCTAAGAATGATATTGAAGAAGCTATCACAAGAAAGTCAGGAGATTGCAACTGCCCGCATGTGTTGTTAGATTAGTAGTTGTAATAGTTGTTTGGAATAACGTTTCTTTTGATATAATCACCTAACCTTTTGATTGTAAGGTCAAATTCTTCTACATCTAACTCAGACCTTACTTAGACACCCCaatcattataaaaatattattgtgtTGTGcctatgtatttcaaataaacaCTTGGAGATACACTATTCTATTGAATATAATGAAAGTCCTTTTTTGAGGCATGCGATACACTATTCTATTGAATATAATGAAAGTCCTTTTTTGAGGCATGCGATACACTATTTTGCATCTGACATCGTTCAGTTGTATTAACCAAAATAACCCCTTTTGAGATACTTTTATGTTGAATATTATGGAAGCCTTCTCTTGAGGCATGTATATAAGTAATTTGTTCATACTTTATGTGTGTTAAAATTTTATTCCTCATAACACGCTTATTTACAATGATTGATTCACATACGATATTGTTAAATCATGCTAACCAATTGACCCTTTAACTACATGATGGATATGGCAACAAGAGGACGCAGACAAGGAAGAGGACATGGACGAGGACGAGGAATTGCCCCCGAGGAGCCTACACCACAAGTAGTACCAAATCGTTCAGTAGTGGAAAGGTTCCGCAAAGAGAAACCACATACGTTTGATGGTTTAGGCGATCCTATGGATGCTGAGAAATGGATTAGGACAATATAACGAATTTTTAACTACATCCACTGTAAAGATGTTTTGTCTTGTAATGTGTCACTTTCTTGATATGTTTAGTGGTAATTTTCTTGTGGAGTCGTTTAGTTTAGAGTGGTTTTGATCTTATTTTATCAAGTTGAGCTTGATCATTACTTTTGTGGAATTAGGTACTCATGGATTGAAATGGAAGAAAACAGTGTCGGAATGTAAAAAACTCGAAGATTAAACGAAACATTTAAAATTGAAGGAAGAAACTTAAGTCACCCTAGAGTGACAGTGAGCTAAGCTCACTTGGAGAGAATCGATTGGCAGAAGGTAGTGTCACCCCAAGGTGACAATCACCCTAGAGTGACTTGCATCAAGAAGGCGTTTTGGCAGGAGCCTTAGTCATCCCAGGCTGACTCTAAAGGATTATTAGCCCCAAcgagatcgtttcttggatatcttaattcaccatacaacgattaattcctaacatgctcctatgaatttaagtgctgcacataggagttagaaatacctgaagaattcctaagaattcgtcaattcatcgctgaacaggtcagccaacttcaagccttcgtttcaagcctcaaacgtcctccaatTTTATTTCgtccagaaatacgacttcttccttttcgaaagagctttccgtggccacctGTTTCGTCCAAATCCGAGTTCTGTAGATGAAGTTATGACCGTTCTtcggaaactgccagaacttgatttcctgcgaaaatctgactccagcttagatcttctgaactgtatcccgctcaactcccaccgttggatggacaacgagatGTGAGAATTCCCAAGGAGAAAATCTGCCTTCTCAAGTTGGCACCCTGTGCTTCTCTCTCGAAACCCTAAATATCgtgtgtattttcctgagagcagacagctgtatttaaagacaaaatacAGTCCTTGGGGCGCCAGAACTGTGATGGTCGAATTTTTCCAGCTAGGGCATAgaagactttgggccagtccagggacctcaaagattgaagcctctgcccaaattcaaatagctctccaacggaagaaatcttgaagacgttctccgccaacggatctattcaagacatctcctataaatagcgttcgaggatcacttcaatcttcaccgattcaacgacataagctgaaactctaccaaaattgtttctcagccaaagcttaacctttccaaagcttgaatcgaagaagagaataccaaagccaaaaatcagtcactgctgattacacaaattctcttagaccttaggcaaacctttgtttacccaaagcctaggtcaaaactaactccaaaaaacttgttctttgaagtttagttggcaagatttcaaacctcccttcgacagatagaatcgagtgtttgagttgaaaaagagttcaggaaggtactctgacttcgtgagatcctagtgccagttcgtgctaggagtgggaaatccaacgcgagtgaagtgttggtactgaagattggatcttcagttgattcggtggTGTGCACCAAGCTAAGCACACAGTTTCGGTTCGCAGTGCACCCGACTAAGCAcacttgcggagtaaagttgttggtctgatcaaccgaccgtggatgtaggaagtgtttttccgaaccacgtaaaaatctctgtgttatttacaggcttacatctttcagttttacattcttacttgtgctctttcaattgataaactgaatactgattaaatgcaaagagaaacttaagactaataacgtgctcaacaaaggctattacgaaacaaagttattttcgctgcgtatgttatcagtctgactgatctatcctctgatagtcaggaagacttgtaacatctctgttttagcaaactcgactgaagccttaacgtgcatcagttaagttccagtgacttcactgataactctttactgaagagtatttcagtatcagtcgtcaatcctgtttggtcaaaactccttttagttaacaggcgtctaagtttgcgtgtaaagtttcgttttgatctctatcttgagatccctctgattttgattaaaaatagcctataggtgtattcccccccccccatacacctattcgagaccttcCGGACCTAACAGATCTGTTCTTGCTGGTTGAGTAAATATTTTCTTCCATTTACCAGCTTAGTAGTGGACGTCAAAAGCTGAGAATTTTTAGAAAAAATCATCGCTTAACTATCCGATGCGTCTGTGTGGTTGAATTTAATCTATAAAACAAGGGTGATAAGACTCTGGATAATTCATAGTTGCTGCTAATGGATGAGTGTTGCAACCATTTCTTGCGAGTATGAGGTTGGACGTACCCCAAAGGGGCGAAGGGTTTGTAAAACGCAACAAAGCAGATTCCAGAAGTAGTTTGACTAAAGGCATAAATTTGGTTTTGGTTATAGTTAATATTGAAGTGGTACTGAAGTATTTAGGGTCttattatatgattttattatggttttataaatataagaaacTCATCAAGGTAatttttagagtggatttttaaaatgaccactttcatattgtaaaattaaaaattgtccactaagataaaaatattaaaaattgaccactgttaccaaaataccctcaactttaaaaatattaaaaattgtccacacACAATTCACacataaaaacacacacacaattcACAACTCACACGACCCtgccctgccccaccccccacccaccccccaacccaattttttttattattcctaCCCTGCCCCACCAGACCCCcaccccccaagccaaaaaaaaaatttactcctCCCATGCCCTGGCCCACCCGATCCTCATCCCCCACCCTCCCTCCCCCTCAAGccaattttattttactccTCCCCTGCCCCACCCCAACCCGACCCCCACCCTCACCCActccccaagccaattttttttttaactccgCCCCTGCCCTGACCCCACTGCCCCCCCTCCCCACACACCCCCCAACCACCCACCTCCAAGCCACATTTTTTTTTGCTCCTACCCTGCCCTGCCcaacccccccaccccccagccaaaaagaattttttttactcctcctttggttgtgaattctcggattcacaaccaaaacaaataGTGTTTAATTCGAGCTTTTTTGGTTGAAAATTCACAAccattagaattcacaaccaatttacaaccagaattttttgttgtgaattcacaaccaatcgaattcacaaccaaaatttaattcacaatctgAAGTTTTTGGTTGTGAACTCACAaccagttgtgaattcgagcttttttggttgtaaatttacaaCTACTAGAATTCagaactaaaatttaattcacaacaagaatttttttgttgtgaattcaaaatcagtcgaattcacaacgaaaatttaattcacaaccgtaaaccctaaaccctaaactcactctaaaccataaaccctaaaccctgaaccttaaacagtcgaattcacaacaaaaaaaaattgattgtgaattcacaagcctaagcccactcaaccctaaatcctaaatccactctaaatcctaaaccctaaacccactctaaacctTAAATCCTAAATccaccctaaaccctaaaacctaaaccctaaaccctacacAGTCGAATTCataacaagaattttttggttgtgaatttacaaccaaaatttaattcacaaccctgaaccctaaactctaaacccactctaaaccctaaaccctaaaacctaaacagtcgaattcacaacaagaattttttagttgtgaattcacaaccaattgaattcacaatcaaaattcaattcacaaccctaaaccctaaacccacgCTAAACCAataaccctaaaccctaaaacctaaaccctaaaccctacacaattgaattcacaaccagaatttattttggttgtgaatttgagtttttaaagattgaattcacaactaaaactagaatgtattttggttgtgaattcatagatctagttgtgaattcaagaatattaaattgtggGGAGGGTGGCAGTGGGGTCAGGGGCAGagagagtaaaaaaaaatttggcttggagGGTGGGTGGTCGGGGGAGGGGGGGTGGACAGTGGGGTCAAGGGCATGGGCAGGGcgggattaaaaaaaattgccttAGGGGGGTGGGGTAGGGCAGGGtaggagtaaaaaaaatattttttttttggcttggggtgggtggtcgGAAGGGGGGGGCGTCGTaggtgggggtggggcagggcagggtgcaataatttttttttttttggatgagtggctaaatttttatattttaattttaggggtaattttgtacttttgcttaaaaattgatcatttttaaatatttttatttcatatgctatatttttattttaccatatgaaagtggacacttctatatattaattctaatttttatctGAGTAAATATATTTGGGGAATTTGTGAAATTTGGTATAAATGCGGGGTATGGTTCTAATTCTTAAAAAATTGGAGTGTCAAAAATGGACGGATcctgaaagttcatgtattttattgaacttttcTGAACTTTCCTGAGTTcgtgttaaaaatgaattttcgttAAAATTAGTATATTCATCTGCAAATAACCTTTATAAGAAGGATGCAAAAGCTTCAAGAAAGAATAAAGTGGAATAGAAGACTAACAAGACAAGTCTACATGAGCCCTTCAATGGTAATGAGATTTTTGAATTTCTATCTTCTCCAACTCATAAATAATTCAAACCACTATAAATACCGTTCATCTTTCTCCGAAATGAGAGATCACCTAAACTAGAAGAGTGAAGATCAAACTAGAAAAAACTCAATTAGGAATTCGTATTCTTTAATGCTCCTAACTATACGCAGATAATGTGTAAAGCTTTGATGTCAAATCCTATTATATATGAGTGTTTCTAATCTAAaacatattaattattattattcaccTAAAACCTAGTTGAAATCCTACATAAACCTACTGTTGCTCTACTAGTAATAGTACTGTAAGCTTAGAATTAAGTTAGCGTGAAAGCATTGGTGAATTAAGTAGATCTGCAGCATGCGGACAGCTGCAATCGATCGACATTTAGATGATACAAATCGCATGAAGAAGTTGATAAAACTTCCCGAATATATCTATATTTGACACACATATATTTATGGTCATTGCATCATAGAGAAGCAAATTACAAACACATATTTATATGGTGATTCTATGATAGAAGAAAATTAGATCCATTGATGAAGAAAGGCCTACCATAGGTGATGGTTTTCCTTTTCCCCTATTTATTGTTTTCTTACATGTGGACTTAGTTTTCAGTTGAGTCGGACTTGTGAGTTGCTTGTATCTTTAGTTGCTTTAGGTGCTCCCTGACTGGACCCATAATAGCATGCACTTCCTCAAAATGAGGAGCACTTGCACTCTTCACATCCTCCATCCACTTCAATACTCTCTTGTAGGGACTCACAATTCGATCGCGATCATTCAAATCTCCAGCCTGCAATCAGTATCAATATCATCTTAATGAATTTGTTATAAACATTATGGGCATTCTACTTATTTAGTTCACAAACTTGTCATTTTTTACTTACCTCAAGTTGCATGATTTCACATACTAAAGCTAGATCAGCAAGTGTGGGCTTTGAATTTCCAAGAAGAAATGGTCCATCTTGAAGCCAAAACGACTCAATTCTTGCAAGACACGCTGAAAGAAGTTTTTCGCCTTTAGCTGCTGCTTCGGAGTCCGCAGGAATGCCAAATGCTAATGAAATAGTGTTGTTGAATATAAATCCAACTGAAAAGAATTGAGAAACAAGGAAGAATTTGGTATGATGTTCACATGTAGAACAATTGAACAATGATATATGAGACTTTATAGCTTTATAGCTATATAAAATCTCCATATTGAATTTACGAGTATCTCTAGATCATATAAAATTACCAGAACCACGGCGCAAGTTAGAGTGATGCCAATCCAGCACTGCATGGACCTTTGCTCTTTGGCGTACATCTGCAGGGTACCTGACCAATGGGGAATAAGAAAGAGATAAAACAAATTTATGGAAACATAAATTACATGAAACCCTTAAAAGGGAGTAGTTAAATCAAATCATATATGCACCCACATTTCACAGTTTACAACTCTAGGTAGTACGAATGATCAAGATTGCTCCAATCTTATAAACTGATTTTGTTaactatatatttaattatctcAACTTGTAGATTATATATCCAATAAAGAAATTAGTTCTTCTTGCTCCAATCATATCTCAACTTGCAGACTATCCAATAAAGAAATTAGTACATCCACCAAATCGTAATACAACAAACATTCCTTGCAAGAACTCAATCTTCAAGATAGAAACTTCAGAGAGACAAATTAATATAATGGTAGAAGAGAGAAGAGTGTGAGCATACCAGTGATCAGCAACTCCAGGAAATGCAGAAGCTAGATAAATAAGTATTG comes from Salvia miltiorrhiza cultivar Shanhuang (shh) chromosome 3, IMPLAD_Smil_shh, whole genome shotgun sequence and encodes:
- the LOC131014045 gene encoding glutathione S-transferase T1-like, coding for MELKVYCDRLSQPSRAVLIFCKANGIEFEEVTIDLGKGQNRSAEYSEVNPMKQVPAIVHGDFKLFESHAILIYLASAFPGVADHWYPADVRQRAKVHAVLDWHHSNLRRGSVGFIFNNTISLAFGIPADSEAAAKGEKLLSACLARIESFWLQDGPFLLGNSKPTLADLALVCEIMQLEAGDLNDRDRIVSPYKRVLKWMEDVKSASAPHFEEVHAIMGPVREHLKQLKIQATHKSDSTEN